Part of the Phycisphaeraceae bacterium genome, GCTCGTCGTCGAGCTGGGCATGGGGCGTCGCTCCGGCGGGCGCATCGCCGAGGGTCGCGGGTTCGACACCTTCCCGCTGCGCACGACCGGCGCGATGGGCGCCGCCACCGGCGCCACCGTCGAGAAGATCGGCTCGGGCTACACCCTCGCCAGCACGCAGAACCACCAGTCCATCGAGGGTCGCGACATCATCCGCGAAGTCGACCTCGGCGCCTGGCAGAAGTTCGGCAACCAGATGGTGAAGGAGAAGGACACCTACGGGCGATACCGCGAACTGAACTTCGCCGGACGCCTGGGGACCGAGGCCCACACCCCGCTCAACCGCAACGTCTACCTCGAGTCGCAGACCCACGTCTACCACACGGTCGATTCCGAGGGCCAGCCCCGAGAGATCGGCCGGCGCGACCCGCACACCGGCGTCATCGACCCCCAGTCCGTGTACCAGCAGTGGGGGATGTCGATCGACCTGACCACCTGCACCGGCTGCGGCACCTGCATCACCGCCTGCCAGGCCGAGAACAACATCCCCGTCGTCGGCAAGGCCGAGATCGATCGCGGGCGCCAGATGCACTGGATCCGCGTCGACCGCTACTTCGCCGACGTCCACACCGGCGCCGGCGACGAGACCGCGATGCTCCTCCAGCCCATCGCGTGCGTCCACTGCGAGAACGCGCCCTGCGAGACCGTCTGCCCGGTCAACGCGACCGTCCACGACTACGAGGGCACCAACAACATGGCGTACAACCGCTGCATCGGCACGCGGTACTGCGCCAACAACTGCCCCTACAAGGTCCGACGCTTCAACTGGTTCGACTACGCGACCAAGGAATACCCCGCGGAGTACGGCCAGATCGCCGAGGGCGCCAAGGGCTCCATCCAGCCCCCCAACGGGCACTGGATCCCGGCGCGCATGCGCGAAGAAGTCAACGAGATCCGTCGACTGCAGTACAACCCCAACGTCACCGTCCGCTCGCGCGGCGTGATGGAGAAGTGCTCGTACTGCATCCAGCGCGTCAACAAGGCACGCATGGAGAGCAAGCTCGACCCCAAGGTCAACGCGCTCGGGCGCATCCCCGACGGCTACTTCCAGACCGCCTGCGAGCAGGCCTGCCCGACCGACTCCATCGTCTTCGGCGACATCACCAACCCCGACGCACGCGTCGCGAAGATGCGCGAGCACGGGCGATCCTACATGGTCCTCGCCTACCTCAACACCCGCCCGCGCACCACCCACATGGTCCGCGTGCGAAACCCCAACCCCGCCATCCGAACCCCCAACGACAACCCGTTCCACCACGGCGATCACTCCTCCGGCGCGCACTCCTTCGCTGATCCCGCGCGCCTCGAGAGCGATCCCGGTCACAAGTTGAGTCTCCAGGTGCTGCCGACCGATCACGGTCGTCGCGGCGCGATCAAGTCCGTCATCGCGGGAGTCCTGGCATGAGCACCTTTGACCCCGACCAGGCGACCGCCGCCAGGCTCGCGGGCCTCGCCCCCGACGCGAACTACGCCCACGGCGATGTCGGCGACGGCACGCTCGTCGACGATCCCGCGCACGAGGCGCCCCTCACACTGGGCAACCAGACCTTCTCGTCGATCACCGACACCATCTGCGGCTGGGCCGAGAACCCCCAGCCGCGCATCTGGCTCCCGGTGTTCGGCATCGCCTCCATGCTCGCCACCGTCATGGGCGTGGCGATCCTCTACCTGTTCATCACGGGCGTGGGTGTCTGGGGCCTCAACACCCCGGTCGGCTGGGGCTTCGACATCACCAACTTCGTGTTCTGGGTCGGCATCGGCCACGCAGGCACGCTCATCTCCGCCATCCTCTGCATCTTCAAGCAGAGGTGGCGCACCTCCATCAACCGCGCCGCAGAGGCGATGACCATCTTCGCCGTCATCTGCGCAGGAACATTCCCCGGCATCCACGTCGGGCGAGTCTGGTTCGCGTGGTTCCTCTTCCCCATCCCCAACAGCAACGTCATCTGGCCGAACTTCAGGTCCCCGCTCCTGTGGGACGTGTTCGCCGTCAGCACCTACTTCACCGTCTCGCTGCTGTTCTGGTACATGGGCCTCATCCCCGACCTCGCCACCATGCGCGACCGGGCCATCAAGAACATCACGCGCACCGCCAAGCTCGGGCCCCTCACCGTGCCCGCGGGGCGCATCGCCGCCTACGCCTACGGCTTCTTCTCGATGGGCTGGAAGTTCTCCTACCGCGGGTGGTGGAACTACGAGAAGGCCTACATCCTCCTCGCCGGCATCGCCACGCCCCTCGTGCTCTCCGTGCACTCCATCGTGTCCTTCGACTTCGCGGTGTCCGTCATCCCCGGCTGGCACACGACGATCTTCCCGCCCTACTTCGTCGCGGGCGCCATCTTCTCCGGCTTCGCCATGGTGCTCACGCTCATGATCCCCATGCGCGTGCTCTACCCCGGCATGAAGAACCTGCTCACGCTCCGGCACATCGAGAACATGTGCAAGATCATCACGCTGACCGGCCTCCTGGTCGGCTTCGCCTACGCGATGGAGTTCTTCATCGCCTGGTACGGCGGGAACCAGTACGAACTCGCGGTCTTCATCAACCGCGCCACCGGCCCCTACTGGTGGGCCTACTGGACCATGGTCACCTGCAACGTGATCAGCCCCCAGCTCTTCTGGTTCAAGTGGTGCCGAACCACCCCCTGGTTCATCTTCATCGTCACCATCTTCGTCAACATCGGCATGTGGTTCGAGCGCTACGTGATCATCGTCACCTCGCTCCACCGCGACTTCCTGCCCTCGAGCTGGAGCATGTACTACCCGACGATCGTCGAGTGGGCCACCATGATCGGCGCGTTCGGCCTCTTCTTCTCGCTCTTCGCGCTGTTCGCCCGCTTCCTCCCGATGATGGCGATCAGCGAGATCAAGAACGTCATCCCCGCCGCGGACCCGCATCACCCTATGTACGCGACCCACGGCCAGGGCCACGACGCGCACCACGATGGGAAGGGACACTAACCCATGGCCAGCGCCGCTCTCCACACCAAATCGGGCCAGGTCGTCTGGGGCCTGCTCGCGCAGTACGACAACCCCGCCACCCTCACCCACGGCTGCGAAGCCATCCGCGACGCCGGCTACAAGCGCTGGGACGCCTACTGCCCCTTCCCGGTGCACGGGCTCAACGAGGCCATGGGCCTCAAGCCCTCGCGCGTCAGCTTCATCGTCGGCATCATGGCGATCCTCGGGTTCACCGCGTCGTTCGGGCTCCAGTACTGGACAACCGCCGTCGACTACCCCCTCGTCGTTCAGGGCAAGCCCTACGGCGCGTGGGAGCCGTTCGTCCCCGTCCTCTTCGAGCTGAGCGTCCTCTTCGCCAGCTTCGGCGCCATCTTCGGCATGCTCGTCCTCAACGACCTGCCCAAGTGGAACCACCCGCTCTTCACCAGCCAGCGGTTCCTGGGCGTCTCCGACGACAAGTTCTTCATCGCCATCGAATCGACCGACCCGCAGTTCAATCTCGAAGAGACCCGCGCGGCGCTCACGCGCAGCGGCGCGACGGTCGTCGAAGTCGTGGAGGAGGAGTGATCCCCATGCCCCCCAAGCACTCTGCCATCCGCGCAGTCGTGATCGGCGCCGCTACCGCCGGGGCGCTCCTCGCGGGCCTCTCCGGGTGCCGCGATGACCGCACCGCGCAGCGCCCGCGACAGTTCTTCCCCGACATGGACGACCAGCCCAAGTTCAAAACCCAGGGCGAGAACCCGCTCTTCGCCGACGGACGCTCCATGCGCGAGCCCGTCGCCGGCACCGTCGCCTTCGGGCGACAGGCCGAGCTCGAGTGGGCCGAGCCCTCCATGCAGGCCTACGCCAACGAGCGCATCTCGCGCCAGCGCGCCGACCTGCTCCGCGCCGAGCCCGAGATCTACCTCGGCATCGCCGCCGACGGGAAGTACATCGACACCATCCCCATCCCCGTCACGCCCGAGCTCCTCCAGCGCGGCATGGACCGCTACAACATCTACTGCATCGTCTGCCACGGCGCGACCGGCGCAGGCAAGGGCGCCGTCGGCATCCAGTGGTCATACCCGCTGCCCAACTTCCACGACGCGCAGTACCAGCGCGGCGGCGAGAAGGGCCAGGACGGCTACCTCTTCCACGTGATCCGCAACGGCGTCGCCAACGCGCCCGGCCAGCAGCCCGCGCTCAAGATGCCCGCCTATTCCCAGCAGCTCAGCGAACGCGACGCGTGGGCCGTCGTCGCGTACTTCCGCGCGCTCCAGACCGCACGCAGGGGCTCGATCGACCGCGTGCCCACGGCCCAGCGTCAGGAACTCGATCGCACGCGCGGCGCACAGCCGACCGGTCAGGAGAACGCGCAGTGAGCCATTCGCACGCGATCGACACCTCCACGCTCCTCGCGAGGGACAACGTCCAGCTCCCGGCCGATTCCGGCAAGCTGCTCTCCGCCGCCCTCGTCGGACTCGGCGCGCTCGCCATCGGCGTCACCTTCGCCGCGGGCCTCCTCGGCGACGCCGTCGCGAAAAAGGCCGCCATCTTCGGGTACCACGTCGGCTTCGTGCTCGCCTGCGGCCTCGCCCTCGGCGCGCTCGGATTCGTCATGACCCTCTACCTGACCAACGGCGGCTGGGGCGTCGCCGTCCGCAGGCAGTTCGAGAACCTCTGCCACCCCGTCAACTTCCTCCTCCTCGCCATCCTCTCGATCCCCATGATCGTCTTAGGCGAGTCGCTCTTTAAGTGGCAGGACCCCAACTACACCCTCGGAGACCCCATCTTCGAGGTCAAGCAGGCGTTCCTCAACGACGGATTCTTCCTCGGGCGCCTCATCGCCTACTTCGCCACCTGGATCGGCCTCGCCTACGCGATGAACAAACTCTCGCGCGATGTCGACACCGACGGCGACAAGTGGAAGTTCGCCAAGGCCAAGCGCATCAGCCACTGGGGCATGATCCTCTACGC contains:
- the nrfD gene encoding polysulfide reductase NrfD — encoded protein: MLATVMGVAILYLFITGVGVWGLNTPVGWGFDITNFVFWVGIGHAGTLISAILCIFKQRWRTSINRAAEAMTIFAVICAGTFPGIHVGRVWFAWFLFPIPNSNVIWPNFRSPLLWDVFAVSTYFTVSLLFWYMGLIPDLATMRDRAIKNITRTAKLGPLTVPAGRIAAYAYGFFSMGWKFSYRGWWNYEKAYILLAGIATPLVLSVHSIVSFDFAVSVIPGWHTTIFPPYFVAGAIFSGFAMVLTLMIPMRVLYPGMKNLLTLRHIENMCKIITLTGLLVGFAYAMEFFIAWYGGNQYELAVFINRATGPYWWAYWTMVTCNVISPQLFWFKWCRTTPWFIFIVTIFVNIGMWFERYVIIVTSLHRDFLPSSWSMYYPTIVEWATMIGAFGLFFSLFALFARFLPMMAISEIKNVIPAADPHHPMYATHGQGHDAHHDGKGH
- a CDS encoding DUF3341 domain-containing protein — translated: MASAALHTKSGQVVWGLLAQYDNPATLTHGCEAIRDAGYKRWDAYCPFPVHGLNEAMGLKPSRVSFIVGIMAILGFTASFGLQYWTTAVDYPLVVQGKPYGAWEPFVPVLFELSVLFASFGAIFGMLVLNDLPKWNHPLFTSQRFLGVSDDKFFIAIESTDPQFNLEETRAALTRSGATVVEVVEEE
- a CDS encoding cytochrome c, producing the protein MPPKHSAIRAVVIGAATAGALLAGLSGCRDDRTAQRPRQFFPDMDDQPKFKTQGENPLFADGRSMREPVAGTVAFGRQAELEWAEPSMQAYANERISRQRADLLRAEPEIYLGIAADGKYIDTIPIPVTPELLQRGMDRYNIYCIVCHGATGAGKGAVGIQWSYPLPNFHDAQYQRGGEKGQDGYLFHVIRNGVANAPGQQPALKMPAYSQQLSERDAWAVVAYFRALQTARRGSIDRVPTAQRQELDRTRGAQPTGQENAQ